The following proteins come from a genomic window of Hydractinia symbiolongicarpus strain clone_291-10 chromosome 2, HSymV2.1, whole genome shotgun sequence:
- the LOC130629735 gene encoding uncharacterized protein LOC130629735, which translates to MALADRSLKWKEADEIPLMDESNEKILSDEVNFANGNDSDIEAEGEKPFKQHDITLWFSDAIVLIVEHLQYYAVLLSLSEHWGWPINWVDITSFTFLFNADIWEFRKVSIGAFNHSRTSFIKSSTIGFNYVSYLASWAVFLIILAAVFTGVYVRWMKKRPLYMLLYVARWKRVMFLVLQFLCMPFGVAAARVFHCRIDVSSQKEVMDVQNEFECFNSAHIAFMVLVILIFVFFFFFYPFVLMRWVRDQVFSNDPVRHEGYLQLKEAEYEQGLDILWDLGQYHLFSSFRRFWIYYNPLKFLFKFIMIAGFALSVKSAFWASAGITVLFVIAFFALILKRPFRVRCFNLMAVFSHLIIAANCLIGNFMVRPPWEKTEQFQIVSFLRYPTILHILVAINGSWLFVLVLWIVYLFLLNNGVLGKERIWPRLSYESSNAIGEDTKKYLKAALKARHTLERALASIPLFAPVHELSHQVKVINAYCREAEYIGDPTHDTLWDLLDELIEAHNALASVSVFGMSGKNSIRETSEEFIKLMPSFRKRLKQREYDYILVPPVKRRLLLKMYILSVFVGNKRKHASPDQEITTKLQEALAMFDGRSLDDYDTGFSSTSPSTISASTGRPLSEMRSRGDTNVTGFINELDAYFPKQDTSDFNDSLSSRKTSASSRVSYSYKPATAVDLKQSRPTSRDRSEKKLSIPSVSSRPSSKDSKRELTPSPALSSKPSTPKGNKVSPADSPRSNRSPRGNRVSPLVTSENSYQEKEVTRPGTAPLTPISSRTSHVSRPGTTPTTSRRTAPTTTRPNEMSSTISLPGQVETHEEAEFQL; encoded by the coding sequence ATGGCACTAGCAGACCGGAGCCTAAAATGGAAAGAAGCTGACGAAATCCCTTTAATGGATGAATCCAatgaaaaaattctgtcagacgAGGTAAATTTTGCCAATGGAAATGACTCTGATATCGAAGCAGAGGGTGAGAAACCATTTAAACAGCACGACATAACTTTATGGTTTTCCGATGCCATAGTTTTAATTGTCGAACATTTACAGTATTACGCCGTGTTGTTGTCGTTATCCGAGCACTGGGGATGGCCGATTAATTGGGTGGATATCACATCGTTTACTTTCCTTTTTAATGCAGATATTTGGGAGTTTCGTAAGGTCAGCATTGGAGCGTTCAATCATTCCAGAACATCGTTTATCAAGTCCTCGACAATAGGATTCAACTACGTTTCGTACCTAGCATCATGGGCTGTGTTTTTGATTATCCTCGCTGCGGTGTTCACAGGTGTGTACGTCCGATGGATGAAGAAACGTCCGTTGTACATGTTGCTGTATGTTGCCAGGTGGAAAAGAGTAATGTTTTTGGTACTGCAATTTCTCTGCATGCCGTTTGGTGTGGCTGCGGCAAGAGTGTTTCATTGCAGAATAGATGTAAGCAGTCAGAAGGAGGTGATGGACGTGCAGAACGAATTTGAATGTTTCAATAGTGCACACATTGCATTCATGGTCTTGGTTATCTTGATCTtcgtcttctttttctttttttacccgTTTGTTTTGATGCGATGGGTTAGAGATCAGGTgttttcgaatgatccagttcGACACGAAGGCTACTTGCAGTTGAAGGAAGCTGAGTACGAGCAGGGGTTGGATATTTTATGGGATCTTGGCCAGTACCATTTGTTTTCATCGTTTCGAAGATTTTGGATTTACTACAACCCTTTGaagtttttgtttaaattcatTATGATTGCTGGTTTTGCCCTTTCAGTAAAATCGGCATTCTGGGCATCAGCAGGAATAACTGTCTTATTCGTAATAGCGTTCTTCGCTTTGATTTTAAAACGACCCTTTCGTGTTCGCTGCTTTAATTTGATGGCCGTTTTTAGTCATCTTATTATTGCCGCGAATTGCCTAATTGGTAATTTTATGGTACGCCCACCGTGGGAAAAaacagaacagtttcaaattgtGTCGTTTCTGAGATACCCCACTATTTTGCATATTCTAGTGGCAATAAACGGAAGCTGGTTGTTCGTTCTGGTATTATGGATTGTATATTTGTTCCTTTTAAACAACGGAGTCCTAGGTAAAGAAAGGATCTGGCCGCGTTTGTCGTACGAATCCTCTAATGCCATAGGTGAAGACACCAAGAAATACTTAAAAGCAGCTTTAAAAGCCAGACATACACTTGAGAGGGCGCTAGCTTCCATACCGCTGTTCGCGCCTGTTCACGAGCTGTCGCATCAAGTGAAAGTAATCAACGCGTACTGTCGCGAGGCTGAGTATATTGGAGATCCTACTCATGACACTTTGTGGGACCTTCTTGACGAACTTATTGAAGCACATAATGCTCTCGCTTCCGTTTCTGTGTTTGGAATGTCTGGAAAAAATTCCATCAGAGAAACTTCGGAAGAATTCATCAAGTTGATGCCCAGCTTTAGAAAGCGTTTGAAACAACGGGAATATGACTATATCTTGGTCCCGCCTGTTAAAAGAAGACTGCTTCTCAAGATGTACATCCTCAGCGTCTTCGTTGGAAACAAGAGGAAACACGCCTCCCCCGATCAAGAGATCACTACGAAGCTTCAAGAAGCACTAGCAATGTTCGATGGACGTTCGCTGGATGATTACGACACTGGATTCAGCTCGACGTCGCCCTCTACAATCTCGGCATCGACGGGCAGGCCATTATCTGAGATGCGAAGCAGAGGAGATACAAACGTGACCGGCTTTATCAATGAATTGGACGCTTATTTTCCAAAACAAGACACGTCTGATTTCAACGATTCGTTGTCTTCACGAAAGACATCGGCTTCTTCCCGTGTGTCGTACAGCTATAAACCAGCCACCGCTGTTGATTTAAAACAGTCACGCCCGACTTCAAGAGATAGATCAGAGAAAAAGCTTAGCATTCCCTCTGTTAGTTCCAGACCATCATCCAAAGACAGCAAGAGAGAGTTGACACCCAGCCCAGCATTATCGTCTAAACCGAGTACTCCAAAAGGAAATAAAGTGTCACCTGCGGATTCTCCAAGAAGTAATAGATCACCAAGAGGTAACAGAGTATCACCCTTAGTGACAAGTGAAAATAGCTATCAAGAG